A stretch of Octopus sinensis unplaced genomic scaffold, ASM634580v1 Contig18731, whole genome shotgun sequence DNA encodes these proteins:
- the LOC115231541 gene encoding tigger transposable element-derived protein 6-like yields MRNKIMLIEIGITSQKKLKQVEVEKLHKYNLLASELGLIHKAKVTIVPLVLKWDGVVSKYYKHHCDTIGLEELTRAYIQSVVIKKTLESMRVEHKFGMIPPEKCQTTRFTNGTTEEALPSEAIESNFRTTTEEANPVRWMSVPIEEIGFSSKRRRIEIKESHDPNNELDRLVFETFLRLRDEFLPISGTILKLIAKKLSKKINYESFKASNGWLDRFKKRHELLFKTISGEKNSSDLSTVSNFFADYDNCLETVGSENIFNCDETALYIKRTPSKSFVQFNDKCNGIKMSKEKVTLLLCCNALGEKLKPLLIGKFKSPRCLKNFNAEDHGVLYAASKNSWMTSDIFGKWLWKVNQDMINEKRKIVLILDNASCHRNTEYSNVYLLFLPKNTTALIQPLDMGIIKSFKSLYFNKLIDFTLIFEKEQLSDLNLNNVNLRQVITVVGEAWKMMSETTIINCWQKINENRSKISDNVQLDEELIDDVISDVISMDSTDIIEDKITYDGYESKKSSIKEIINIVNSLEDNIFSTCPQFLKIYYEFRKNLSGELKKNQFGEKITDYF; encoded by the exons ATGAGGAACAAAATCATGCTTATAGAGATTGGAATCACCTCTCAAAAAAAATTGAAGCAAGTCGAAGTGGAAAAGCTCCACAAGTACAACCTGCTTGCCAGTGAACTGGGATTAATCCACAAAGCCAAGGTAACCATAGTACCATTGGTACTAAAGTGGGATGGTGTTGTGAGTAAATACTATAAACATCATTGCGATACTATTGGTTTGGAAGAACTTACACGAGCTTACATCCAGTCGGTGGTTATCAAAAAAACATTGGAGAGTATgcgtgtagaacacaaatttggaATGATCCCGCCAGAAAAATGCCAAACGACTCGTTTTACAAATGGAACAACGGAAGAGGCTCTGCCAAGTGAGGCCATTGAGTCGAACTTCAGAACGACCACAGAAGAGGCCAACCCTGTGAGATGGATGAGTGTGCCCATCGAAGAGATTGGCTTTAGCTCGAAGAGGAGGAGAATCGA AATCAAGGAATCACATGATCCAAATAATGAATTAGATAGAttagtttttgaaacttttctaCGTCTGAGAGAtgaatttcttccaatttctggAACTATCTTAAAACTGAttgcaaaaaaattatctaaaaagatAAATTATGAATCATTTAAGGCATCAAATGGATGGCTAGACCGGTTCAAGAAAAGACACGAGTTgctatttaaaactataagtgGAGAAAAGAATTCATCTGACCTTTCTACGGTTTCcaatttttttgctgattatGACAACTGTTTGGAAACTGTaggaagtgaaaatatttttaactgtgaTGAAACAGCTTTATACATAAAGCGAACGCCGTCGAAATCTTTTGTTCAATTTAATGACAAATGCAATGGAATTAAAATGAGCAAAGAGAAAGTTACCCTTCTCCTTTGTTGTAATGCACTTGGTGAAAAGTTAAAACCTCTATTAATTGGAAAATTCAAATCTCCTaggtgtttaaaaaattttaacgcAGAGGATCACGGAGTACTATATGCTGCATCAAAAAATTCGTGGATGACTAGTGATATTTTTGGGAAATGGTTATGGAAAGTAAATCAAGATATGatcaatgaaaagagaaaaattgtcttAATACTGGATAATGCGAGCTGTCACAGAAATACAGAATATtccaatgtttatttactttttcttcccAAAAATACGACCGCTTTAATTCAACCCCTAGATATGGGAATAATAAAATCCTTCAAGTCCCTCTATTTCAATAAACTGATTgattttactcttatatttgaaaaagaacaGCTTTCTGATTTGAATTTGAATAATGTCAATCTTAGACAAGTCATTACAGTTGTCGGGGAGGCATGGAAAATGATGTCAGAGACAACGATAATTAATTGCtggcagaaaataaatgaaaacagatcAAAAATTTCGGATAATGTACAGTTGGACGAAGAATTAATAGATGACGTGATTTCAGATGTTATTTCAATGGATTCGACAGATATTATTGAGGACAAAATTACTTATGATGGATATGAATCTAAAAAATCATCAATTAAAGAAATCATAAACATCGTGAATTCTCTAGAAGATAATATTTTCAGTACATGTCCACAATTTTTGAAAATCTACTACGAATTTAGAAAAAACCTATCAggagaactgaaaaaaaaccaaTTCGGTGagaaaattactgattacttttaa